The Prochlorococcus sp. MIT 1300 genome has a window encoding:
- a CDS encoding adenosine kinase, which translates to MMSKKKNSGNSSLDVVGIGNAIVDIIVQTDDKFLTKNGLTKGSMVLMSEEQAQEVYDSCGSGIETSGGSAANTLAGIAQLGGKAGFIGRVKSDQLGTIFAHDIRSVGAQFDTPPIQQGPSTARCVILVTPDAQRTMCTYLGASVQLEPNDLDLTMVKDAKILYLEGYLWDSPAAKKAFVSAAKACLASKGKVSLSLSDSFCVNRHRKSFQELVDGYIDILFANESEITALYETSNVEDAIKKIQGRCEIAALTFGKKGSAIVTPTDIHPVPAINLGEVVDTTGAGDLYASGFLYGLTQNETLLNCAKIASICAGQIVTQFGPRSRTSLSDLIKMYLK; encoded by the coding sequence ATCATGTCTAAAAAGAAAAATTCAGGAAATAGTTCTTTAGATGTTGTAGGTATAGGAAATGCGATTGTAGATATTATTGTTCAAACTGATGATAAGTTTTTGACAAAAAATGGCCTAACTAAAGGCTCAATGGTGCTTATGAGTGAAGAGCAAGCACAAGAGGTTTATGACTCTTGTGGAAGCGGAATAGAAACTTCTGGCGGGTCAGCTGCAAACACACTTGCTGGGATTGCACAATTAGGAGGGAAGGCAGGCTTTATTGGACGAGTAAAGAGTGATCAGCTTGGAACAATTTTTGCCCACGACATTCGATCTGTAGGAGCACAATTTGACACTCCTCCAATTCAACAAGGTCCTTCAACAGCTCGTTGCGTCATCCTCGTAACTCCAGACGCCCAACGCACAATGTGCACTTATCTAGGAGCTTCTGTGCAACTAGAACCCAACGATCTTGACCTGACAATGGTTAAAGATGCAAAAATCCTCTACCTAGAGGGATATCTATGGGACAGCCCTGCAGCCAAAAAAGCGTTCGTAAGTGCCGCCAAAGCCTGCCTAGCATCAAAGGGGAAAGTATCACTATCACTATCAGACTCATTTTGTGTTAATAGGCATAGGAAAAGTTTTCAAGAACTTGTTGACGGCTATATAGATATTCTTTTTGCTAATGAATCTGAAATTACCGCCCTTTATGAGACTTCTAATGTGGAGGATGCAATCAAGAAGATTCAAGGCCGTTGTGAAATAGCAGCACTAACTTTTGGTAAAAAAGGTTCCGCAATTGTTACCCCAACTGATATCCATCCTGTTCCAGCAATTAATCTTGGCGAAGTTGTTGACACCACAGGGGCGGGTGACCTTTACGCCAGTGGCTTCCTTTATGGATTAACGCAAAACGAAACTTTATTGAACTGTGCAAAAATTGCCTCTATCTGTGCAGGCCAAATTGTTACTCAATTTGGCCCTAGATCAAGGACTTCGC